From a region of the Planctomycetota bacterium genome:
- a CDS encoding ECF-type sigma factor: MADEMSSDRQGSDAEPDVEAVVDKVREIASRLMRRERGDHTLQTTALVNEAFLKLHGDRKTQWRPTVQFYSAAAEAMRRVLVDHARSRLAEKRGGQTDDGGRRVSRRVSLDVAELASGDDPAAVLDVEEAIESLANVDADAAQVVRLRVYAGMSVAEVATALATSERTVAREWSFAKAWLYERLSNDDNPRR, translated from the coding sequence ATGGCGGACGAGATGTCGAGCGATCGCCAAGGTTCCGACGCCGAGCCGGATGTCGAAGCCGTCGTGGACAAGGTCCGCGAGATCGCCTCGCGCCTGATGCGACGCGAGCGCGGCGATCACACGCTCCAGACCACCGCCCTAGTCAACGAAGCCTTCCTGAAACTGCACGGCGATCGCAAGACGCAATGGCGGCCGACGGTGCAGTTCTACAGCGCTGCGGCCGAGGCGATGCGACGTGTGCTGGTCGATCACGCCCGCAGCCGACTCGCAGAAAAGCGTGGCGGGCAGACGGATGACGGCGGTCGACGCGTCAGCCGACGTGTCTCGCTGGACGTCGCCGAGCTGGCCTCAGGCGATGACCCCGCTGCCGTGCTCGACGTCGAGGAGGCGATCGAGTCGCTGGCTAACGTCGACGCCGACGCGGCTCAGGTCGTTCGCCTCCGCGTCTACGCCGGCATGAGCGTGGCCGAGGTCGCGACGGCACTAGCCACGTCCGAGCGGACCGTCGCTCGCGAGTGGTCCTTTGCCAAAGCCTGGCTGTACGAGCGGCTCTCTAACGACGACAACCCTCGCCGCTAG
- a CDS encoding DNRLRE domain-containing protein has protein sequence MPIRNRLIPSLVASLVVAVVGSTGQAAVLQPEADAFIRGGSNANSSQNGTTAQNLLVLPGNDLSFARKAYVRFDLSTVVGTAVDAELSFDFSFTNTASGGSPINIYAINDGVAGEDTWSESGLTWNNAPSNLTSGSTSAVASAVVASETVLVGSFSPTGSEIAGAQLGDGNTITFTIDATPLLPLINGDTNDAITFILTGNTGSNSPIRPVFASRENVGGGGAELTVIVPEPTSALGLIAGGSLLVLRRQQRA, from the coding sequence ATGCCCATTCGAAACCGTCTCATCCCGTCTCTTGTCGCCTCGCTGGTCGTCGCCGTCGTCGGCAGCACTGGCCAGGCCGCCGTCTTGCAGCCCGAAGCCGATGCCTTCATCCGCGGCGGCAGCAACGCGAACAGCAGTCAAAACGGAACCACCGCCCAGAACCTTCTCGTACTTCCTGGCAACGATCTGAGCTTCGCCCGCAAGGCGTACGTCCGATTCGACCTGTCGACCGTCGTCGGGACGGCGGTCGATGCGGAGCTCTCGTTTGACTTCTCGTTCACCAACACCGCCTCGGGCGGCAGTCCGATCAACATCTACGCCATCAACGACGGCGTTGCCGGCGAAGACACGTGGTCCGAGTCCGGCCTGACGTGGAACAACGCACCGTCGAACCTGACGAGCGGCAGCACGTCGGCCGTCGCTTCAGCCGTCGTCGCTTCGGAGACCGTCCTCGTCGGCTCCTTCTCGCCGACGGGATCGGAAATCGCCGGGGCGCAGCTGGGCGACGGCAACACGATCACTTTCACGATCGACGCCACGCCACTGCTGCCGCTGATCAACGGCGACACGAACGACGCAATCACCTTCATCCTGACGGGTAACACCGGGTCGAACAGCCCGATCCGACCCGTCTTCGCATCGCGCGAGAACGTCGGCGGCGGTGGTGCGGAACTGACCGTCATCGTTCCCGAGCCGACCTCTGCCCTTGGGCTGATCGCGGGCGGCAGCTTGCTCGTGCTGCGTCGTCAGCAGCGCGCTTGA
- a CDS encoding PEP-CTERM sorting domain-containing protein (PEP-CTERM proteins occur, often in large numbers, in the proteomes of bacteria that also encode an exosortase, a predicted intramembrane cysteine proteinase. The presence of a PEP-CTERM domain at a protein's C-terminus predicts cleavage within the sorting domain, followed by covalent anchoring to some some component of the (usually Gram-negative) cell surface. Many PEP-CTERM proteins exhibit an unusual sequence composition that includes large numbers of potential glycosylation sites. Expression of one such protein has been shown restore the ability of a bacterium to form floc, a type of biofilm.) produces the protein MHKHTFAAMAAVAVSATAASAVVTVTTDPADVTADFFQDFAGVPDEDFTFALNAGSVDLNPTLPLTISVVGNSTFGRDVEIANEALELFLIPPTASGFPEITFTFDEPILAFGADFFDNAPPFSSEIIVDGQTFALSPGFLGFVSDTPFTEITFVENGFDAFILDDIAITFVPEPTSAAVLGLAGLAGLRRRR, from the coding sequence ATGCACAAGCACACCTTCGCGGCGATGGCCGCTGTCGCCGTCTCCGCCACGGCAGCTTCGGCCGTCGTCACCGTGACGACCGATCCGGCCGACGTCACGGCTGACTTCTTCCAGGACTTTGCCGGTGTTCCCGACGAAGACTTCACCTTCGCGCTCAACGCCGGCAGCGTCGACTTGAATCCGACGTTGCCGCTGACGATCTCGGTCGTCGGCAACTCGACATTCGGACGCGATGTAGAGATCGCGAATGAAGCGCTTGAGCTGTTCCTCATTCCGCCGACCGCCTCGGGCTTCCCTGAGATCACGTTCACCTTCGATGAGCCGATCCTCGCCTTCGGTGCGGACTTCTTCGACAACGCGCCGCCGTTTTCGTCGGAGATAATCGTCGACGGGCAGACGTTCGCGTTATCGCCCGGCTTCCTGGGCTTCGTGAGCGACACGCCGTTCACCGAGATCACGTTTGTCGAGAATGGCTTCGACGCCTTCATCCTCGACGACATCGCGATCACCTTCGTTCCCGAGCCGACCAGTGCGGCGGTGCTGGGTCTTGCCGGTCTGGCAGGGCTTCGCCGGCGACGCTGA
- a CDS encoding aldo/keto reductase, which produces MQSQLLGATDVAVSRLAYGCMSYLNTWSPAEVDATRVANAHACVEAALDCGITLFDHADIYCQTECERVFGDWLRDHPQHRGGIQIATKCGVVFADQPRPGDPPRYDLSADYIRRSVDASLRRLATDRIDLYQLHRPDLLLDAGEIAGVLRELRDAGKVLHFGLSNFRSETFDLVADACAAEGVRLESHQILLHALDPAHMDDGLLDQCQARKVTPLAYGPVGRGKLGDGVDSGGDEQVHRVQSVLDELADSYDTIRSNIALAFLLKHPAGIVPILGTSKPGRITAAAKAVDVDLSHTDWYRVHLAARGTKLP; this is translated from the coding sequence ATGCAATCTCAGCTACTCGGTGCGACGGACGTGGCCGTGTCGCGGTTGGCCTACGGCTGCATGAGCTACCTCAACACGTGGTCGCCCGCCGAGGTGGACGCGACGCGAGTTGCGAACGCGCACGCCTGCGTCGAGGCAGCGCTCGATTGCGGAATCACGCTGTTCGACCACGCGGACATTTACTGCCAGACCGAGTGCGAGCGCGTCTTCGGCGACTGGTTGCGCGACCATCCGCAGCACCGCGGTGGCATTCAAATCGCAACCAAGTGCGGCGTCGTCTTCGCGGACCAACCGCGCCCTGGCGACCCGCCCCGCTACGACCTGTCGGCCGACTACATCCGTCGGAGCGTCGACGCTTCACTGCGACGCCTCGCGACAGACCGGATCGATCTGTACCAGCTTCATCGCCCCGACCTGCTGCTCGACGCGGGCGAGATCGCGGGTGTCCTGCGGGAGCTTCGGGATGCCGGCAAGGTGCTCCACTTCGGGCTGAGCAACTTCCGCAGCGAGACATTCGATCTCGTCGCCGACGCGTGTGCCGCGGAAGGCGTGCGGCTCGAGAGCCATCAGATTCTGCTGCACGCGCTCGACCCGGCGCACATGGACGACGGCCTGCTCGACCAATGCCAGGCCCGCAAGGTGACGCCGCTCGCCTATGGCCCTGTCGGACGCGGCAAGCTGGGTGACGGTGTCGATTCCGGTGGTGACGAACAGGTTCATAGAGTCCAGTCCGTGCTCGACGAGCTCGCTGACAGCTACGACACGATCAGGTCCAACATCGCACTCGCCTTCCTGCTGAAGCACCCGGCGGGCATCGTCCCAATCCTCGGTACCAGCAAGCCAGGACGCATCACGGCCGCCGCGAAAGCGGTCGATGTCGATCTCTCGCACACCGACTGGTACCGCGTCCATCTCGCAGCGCGTGGCACGAAGCTGCCTTAG